In Flavobacterium okayamense, a single window of DNA contains:
- the serB gene encoding phosphoserine phosphatase SerB — translation MQDSDIFLLNISGQDKPGLTSSLTAVLAEYDAKVLDIGQANIHNTLSLGILFQIKSGKKSAAVLKDLLFKSYELGIKAKFTPIALEDYESWVRQQGKDRYIITLLGEKLTAEQISEVTKVISEKNLNIDAIKRLTGRSSLIKADEYPRASIQLSIRGAIHNKADFTEKFMQISKDLDVDIAFQEDNMFRRNRRLVCFDMDSTLIQTEVIDELAELAGVGEQVKAITESAMQGEIDFKESFIQRMKLLKGLKEDVLNEVAINLPITKGARRLINTLKANGFKTAILSGGFTYFGHYLQKELGIDYVFANQLEIKDGVLTGGYLGEIVDGNKKAEYLQKLAELEGIDINQTIAVGDGANDLPMINLAGLGIAFHAKPKVKDNAQSSISSIGLDGVLYLLGYHDRHIDL, via the coding sequence ATGCAGGATAGCGATATCTTTTTATTAAATATTTCAGGTCAAGATAAACCAGGCTTAACATCTTCATTGACAGCTGTTTTGGCTGAATATGATGCGAAAGTTTTAGATATTGGCCAAGCAAATATTCACAATACGTTATCGTTAGGTATTTTATTTCAAATTAAATCAGGAAAAAAATCAGCAGCTGTTTTAAAAGATCTACTTTTTAAATCGTATGAGTTAGGAATAAAAGCAAAATTTACACCTATTGCTTTAGAAGACTACGAAAGTTGGGTAAGACAACAAGGTAAAGATCGCTATATTATTACACTTTTAGGTGAGAAATTAACTGCAGAACAAATTTCCGAAGTCACAAAGGTTATTTCTGAAAAAAATCTGAATATTGATGCAATAAAGAGGCTTACAGGAAGATCTTCACTAATTAAAGCGGATGAATACCCAAGAGCTTCCATACAATTATCAATTCGTGGCGCAATTCATAATAAAGCAGATTTTACTGAAAAATTTATGCAAATTTCAAAAGATTTGGATGTTGATATTGCTTTTCAAGAAGATAATATGTTTAGAAGAAATAGACGCTTAGTTTGTTTTGATATGGATTCTACTTTAATTCAAACCGAAGTTATTGATGAATTAGCAGAACTTGCAGGTGTTGGAGAACAAGTAAAAGCTATTACTGAATCTGCAATGCAAGGTGAAATTGATTTCAAAGAAAGTTTCATTCAACGCATGAAACTTTTAAAAGGTTTGAAAGAAGATGTTTTAAACGAAGTTGCTATAAATTTACCTATTACAAAAGGAGCAAGAAGACTTATTAATACATTAAAAGCAAATGGTTTTAAAACTGCAATCCTTTCTGGAGGTTTCACATATTTTGGTCATTATCTTCAAAAAGAATTAGGAATCGATTACGTTTTTGCAAACCAATTAGAAATCAAAGATGGCGTTTTAACAGGGGGCTATTTGGGTGAAATTGTTGATGGAAATAAAAAAGCTGAATATCTTCAAAAACTTGCAGAATTAGAAGGAATAGACATCAATCAAACAATTGCTGTAGGTGATGGAGCTAACGACTTGCCCATGATTAACTTAGCAGGTTTGGGTATTGCTTTTCATGCTAAACCAAAAGTAAAAGATAATGCACAAAGTTCGATTTCTAGTATAGGATTAGATGGTGTTTTATATCTTTTAGGTTATCATGATCGTCATATTGATTTATAA
- a CDS encoding glycoside hydrolase family 3 N-terminal domain-containing protein, producing the protein MRYIKYFLLFFITFSFAQTKSNLPQQQWVDSIYSKMSFEEKVGQLFMIAAYSNKNEKHYNEIDQLVEKYNVGGLIFFQGGPVRQAKLTNRYQAKSKVPLFIGIDAEWGLSMRLDSTYRYPWNMTLGAIQDYKLIEEMGKQMGRQSKRMGIHFNFAPVVDINTNPKNPIIGNRSFGEDKINVTNAAEALMIGLQSEGVFATAKHFPGHGDTSTDSHHTLPMVNFDKDRIDNVELYPYKELVKKGLSSVMVAHLNVPSIEPREGYPTSISYNVVTNILKKELGFNGLIFTDALNMKGASNFKEPGAIDLEAFLAGNDVLLFAENVPVAIQKFQEAFQDGSLTEERLSESVKKILTYKYKVGLNSYKPIELKNLTNDLNKSEYDALNYLLYENALTLLKNKESIVPIKKFENERIAYVKIGNDDETFFVSKLKEYTNVDYIKTTNLDSVLVELKDYSKVIIGYHKADGAWKNHNLNFKELFWIEQIAKQNKVIVTFFTKPYSLLKIKNFNNIEALILAYQNNNFSNTVAAEAIFGAIGCKGKLPVSINENFYINDGLKTTKMNRLAFGAPENVGMNSLVLTKIDSVANHAINEKMTPGIQVLVARKGKVVYQKSFGYHSYDKEKAVQNTDLYDVASLTKILATLPNVMVQFDKGKLKMNTKLGTMLPVFKNSNKKDATVVDMLTHQARFYPWIGFYKATLDSLGKPDSKYYRNEFSEQFSIKVTDNLYLRKDYNDSIIKAIADSELLPKVQYKYSDFAFIILKEYLEKSTGKHLDVLAENNFYKILGANRMLYNPLRKFSKNEIIPTEIDNYFRYETIQGYVHDMAAAMQGGVGGHAGVFANSLDVAKMMQMYLQQGNYGNHQFISKETFNKFNTCYYCKDDNRRGVGFDKPQLGKSGPTCGCVSMTSFGHTGFTGTMAWADPEKEIVYIFLSNRTFPEAKTNVLSRENIRENIQKIIYESIVE; encoded by the coding sequence ATGCGCTATATAAAATATTTTCTTCTTTTTTTTATTACATTTTCATTTGCACAAACGAAATCAAATTTACCGCAACAGCAATGGGTAGATAGTATTTATAGTAAAATGTCTTTTGAAGAAAAAGTTGGGCAATTGTTTATGATTGCTGCTTATTCTAATAAAAACGAAAAGCATTATAATGAAATTGATCAACTTGTAGAGAAATATAATGTTGGTGGATTAATTTTCTTTCAAGGTGGACCAGTTCGTCAAGCTAAACTAACAAATAGATATCAAGCTAAATCAAAAGTTCCTCTTTTTATAGGAATTGATGCTGAATGGGGGTTGAGTATGCGTTTAGACTCAACTTATCGTTATCCGTGGAATATGACGCTTGGAGCAATTCAAGATTACAAGTTAATTGAAGAAATGGGCAAGCAAATGGGCCGTCAATCTAAAAGAATGGGAATTCATTTTAATTTTGCTCCAGTTGTAGATATTAATACAAATCCTAAAAATCCTATTATTGGTAATCGTTCTTTCGGAGAAGATAAAATTAATGTAACCAACGCTGCTGAAGCATTAATGATTGGATTACAAAGTGAGGGTGTTTTTGCTACTGCTAAACATTTTCCAGGACATGGTGATACTTCAACTGATTCTCATCATACTTTACCAATGGTTAATTTTGATAAAGATAGGATAGATAATGTAGAATTATATCCTTATAAAGAATTAGTAAAAAAAGGGTTGTCAAGTGTTATGGTGGCACATTTAAACGTCCCTAGCATTGAGCCTCGTGAAGGTTATCCTACATCAATTTCATATAATGTAGTTACCAATATTTTAAAAAAAGAGCTTGGTTTTAATGGTTTGATTTTTACTGATGCATTAAACATGAAAGGTGCTAGTAATTTTAAAGAGCCTGGAGCAATTGATTTAGAAGCTTTTTTAGCAGGTAATGATGTTTTATTATTTGCTGAAAATGTTCCCGTTGCTATTCAAAAATTCCAGGAAGCTTTTCAAGATGGTAGTTTAACCGAAGAACGCCTGTCTGAATCAGTTAAGAAAATTTTAACTTACAAGTATAAAGTAGGATTAAATAGTTATAAACCTATAGAATTAAAAAACTTAACGAATGATTTAAATAAATCTGAATATGATGCTTTAAATTATTTGTTGTATGAAAATGCTTTAACGTTATTAAAAAATAAAGAGTCAATTGTACCAATTAAAAAGTTTGAAAATGAAAGAATAGCTTATGTAAAAATTGGCAATGACGACGAAACTTTTTTTGTTTCAAAATTAAAAGAGTATACTAATGTCGATTATATAAAAACAACAAATTTAGACTCTGTTTTAGTTGAGCTTAAAGATTATTCTAAAGTAATAATTGGTTATCATAAAGCTGATGGGGCTTGGAAAAATCATAATTTAAATTTTAAAGAGTTATTTTGGATAGAACAAATAGCGAAACAAAATAAAGTTATCGTTACATTCTTTACAAAGCCATATTCTCTATTAAAAATTAAGAATTTCAATAATATTGAAGCATTGATATTAGCGTATCAAAACAATAATTTTTCAAATACAGTGGCTGCTGAGGCTATTTTTGGTGCTATTGGATGTAAAGGTAAACTCCCTGTGTCCATTAATGAAAATTTTTATATAAATGATGGTTTAAAAACTACAAAGATGAATCGTTTGGCATTTGGTGCGCCAGAAAATGTTGGTATGAACTCATTAGTATTAACAAAAATAGATTCTGTTGCAAATCATGCTATAAACGAAAAGATGACTCCCGGAATTCAAGTTTTAGTGGCTAGAAAAGGTAAGGTTGTCTATCAAAAGTCTTTTGGTTATCATTCATATGATAAAGAAAAAGCAGTTCAAAACACAGATTTATATGATGTAGCTTCTTTGACAAAAATATTAGCTACACTTCCTAATGTAATGGTTCAGTTTGATAAAGGAAAATTAAAAATGAACACAAAATTAGGAACGATGCTTCCAGTATTTAAAAATTCTAACAAGAAAGATGCAACGGTGGTTGATATGTTAACGCATCAAGCTCGTTTTTATCCGTGGATCGGTTTTTATAAAGCTACTTTAGATTCTTTAGGGAAACCAGACTCAAAATACTATAGAAATGAATTTTCAGAACAGTTTTCAATAAAAGTAACTGATAATTTATATTTAAGAAAAGATTATAACGATTCAATTATAAAAGCAATTGCGGACAGTGAATTATTACCAAAAGTTCAATATAAATACAGTGATTTTGCTTTTATAATTTTGAAAGAATACTTAGAGAAAAGTACGGGTAAACATTTAGATGTTTTAGCTGAAAATAATTTTTACAAGATTTTAGGGGCAAATAGAATGCTTTATAATCCGTTAAGAAAATTTTCTAAAAATGAAATTATACCTACTGAAATAGACAATTATTTTAGGTATGAAACTATTCAAGGATATGTTCATGATATGGCAGCTGCAATGCAAGGTGGTGTTGGTGGACATGCAGGTGTTTTTGCTAATAGTTTAGATGTTGCAAAAATGATGCAAATGTATTTACAACAAGGTAATTATGGTAATCATCAATTTATAAGTAAAGAAACTTTTAATAAGTTTAATACTTGCTATTATTGTAAAGATGATAATAGAAGAGGTGTTGGGTTTGATAAACCACAACTAGGAAAAAGCGGACCAACGTGTGGTTGTGTTTCTATGACAAGTTTTGGACATACCGGGTTTACAGGAACAATGGCATGGGCTGATCCTGAAAAAGAAATTGTTTATATCTTTTTATCAAATAGAACTTTTCCTGAAGCAAAAACAAATGTTTTATCGCGAGAAAATATTCGTGAAAATATTCAAAAAATTATTTATGAATCAATTGTAGAATAA
- a CDS encoding DUF1801 domain-containing protein: protein MTSSAISPEQYINEVPEDRREALQKLREVILSNLPKGFKEGMQYGMIGYSVPHEIYPAGYHCDPKIPLPFMSFASQKNSINFYHMGIYAKKELYDWFVSEFPKHSKKKLDMGKSCMRFKKVEDIPYELLGELSQKLTPEEWIEIYEAAFKK, encoded by the coding sequence ATGACATCAAGCGCAATTTCACCAGAACAATATATTAACGAAGTTCCTGAAGATAGAAGAGAGGCTTTACAAAAACTTAGAGAAGTAATTTTATCAAATTTACCTAAAGGTTTTAAAGAAGGTATGCAATATGGAATGATTGGATATTCTGTCCCTCATGAAATTTATCCTGCTGGATATCATTGTGATCCTAAGATTCCTTTACCGTTTATGAGTTTTGCTTCTCAAAAGAATAGCATTAATTTTTATCACATGGGAATTTATGCAAAAAAAGAATTATACGATTGGTTTGTTTCTGAATTTCCTAAGCATTCTAAAAAGAAATTGGATATGGGAAAAAGTTGCATGCGCTTTAAAAAAGTTGAAGATATTCCATATGAATTACTTGGAGAATTAAGTCAAAAACTTACACCTGAGGAATGGATTGAGATATATGAAGCTGCTTTTAAAAAATAA
- the bshA gene encoding N-acetyl-alpha-D-glucosaminyl L-malate synthase BshA, with the protein MKIAIVCYPTFGGSGVVATELGLELARRGHEIHFITYRQPVRLELLNQNIFYHEVHVPEYPLFHYQPYELALSSKLVDMIKLHKIELLHVHYAIPHAYAGYMAKKMLEEEGIKVPMVTTLHGTDITLVGKHPFYRPAVNFSINQSDIVTSVSKSLRDDTYKLFEIKKEIEVIPNFIEIDKTEISKQAPCSRSLMAKENERIITHISNFRKVKRIEDVIRIFYKVQEKLPAKLMMVGDGPEKEKAEQLCEDLNISNKVIFFGNSNEIDKILCYSDLFLLPSETESFGLAALEAMACGVPVISTNSGGLPEVNIHGKTGFLSDVGNVVEMSENAIKVLENEDLLNQFKSNALNNATLFDIKNILPLYENIYNKALQSI; encoded by the coding sequence ATGAAGATTGCAATTGTTTGTTATCCTACCTTTGGTGGTAGTGGAGTTGTAGCTACTGAGTTAGGCCTTGAACTGGCAAGAAGAGGTCACGAAATTCATTTTATAACCTACCGCCAACCCGTTCGTTTAGAATTATTAAATCAAAATATTTTTTACCACGAAGTTCACGTTCCCGAATATCCCTTATTTCATTATCAACCGTATGAGCTTGCTTTATCTAGTAAGTTAGTAGATATGATAAAGTTACATAAAATTGAACTTCTTCATGTACATTATGCAATTCCACATGCATATGCAGGTTATATGGCTAAAAAAATGTTAGAAGAAGAAGGAATAAAAGTTCCAATGGTAACAACTTTACACGGTACTGATATTACATTAGTTGGGAAGCATCCATTTTATCGTCCAGCAGTTAATTTCAGTATTAATCAATCTGATATTGTGACAAGTGTTTCTAAAAGTTTGCGAGACGATACTTATAAACTTTTTGAGATCAAAAAAGAAATAGAAGTTATTCCAAACTTTATTGAGATAGATAAAACAGAAATTTCAAAACAAGCTCCTTGTTCAAGAAGTTTAATGGCTAAAGAAAATGAACGAATCATTACTCACATTTCAAACTTCAGAAAAGTAAAGCGAATTGAAGATGTAATTCGAATTTTCTATAAAGTTCAAGAAAAACTGCCAGCAAAATTAATGATGGTTGGTGATGGTCCTGAAAAAGAAAAAGCTGAACAATTATGCGAAGATTTAAACATTTCTAATAAAGTTATTTTTTTTGGAAATAGTAATGAAATTGATAAAATTTTATGCTATTCTGATTTATTTTTATTACCATCAGAAACAGAAAGTTTTGGTTTAGCTGCTCTTGAAGCTATGGCATGTGGTGTACCAGTTATTTCTACTAATTCAGGTGGATTGCCAGAAGTTAATATTCATGGGAAAACTGGATTTTTAAGTGATGTTGGAAATGTAGTTGAAATGAGTGAAAATGCTATTAAGGTATTAGAGAATGAAGATTTATTAAATCAATTTAAAAGCAATGCTCTTAATAATGCTACATTATTTGATATTAAAAATATTCTACCTCTTTATGAAAATATTTATAACAAAGCTTTGCAATCAATATGA
- a CDS encoding protease complex subunit PrcB family protein translates to MRKLAILFSFFLFSCNSSKKIYSDNSFENLYKAEIGGKSELSFEHIHTNNKYLELINRLNLNDIEDQKLLDINFKENDVLVTYLGERTTGGYSIEIEEVYWKESILYVKTKEIKPGKGDMVTMVITHPFCISLIPKADKVILK, encoded by the coding sequence ATGAGAAAATTAGCCATTTTATTTAGTTTCTTTTTGTTTTCATGTAATTCTTCAAAAAAAATATATTCAGATAATTCTTTTGAAAATTTATATAAAGCTGAAATAGGTGGTAAATCAGAACTCAGTTTTGAACATATTCATACAAATAATAAATATTTAGAGCTTATTAATCGCTTAAATTTAAATGATATTGAAGACCAAAAATTACTCGATATTAATTTTAAAGAAAACGATGTATTAGTTACTTATTTGGGAGAAAGAACTACAGGTGGATACTCTATTGAAATTGAGGAAGTTTATTGGAAAGAATCTATTTTATATGTTAAGACTAAAGAAATTAAACCTGGAAAAGGAGATATGGTTACAATGGTAATAACGCATCCTTTTTGCATTTCATTGATACCTAAAGCTGATAAAGTTATATTAAAATAA
- a CDS encoding UDP-2,3-diacylglucosamine diphosphatase, translating into MKKRSVELVVISDVHLGTYGCHAKELLEYLNSIKPKTLILNGDIIDIWNFRKSYFPKSHLKVIKKLLSFSTKGTKVYYLTGNHDEMLRKFSDTHMGNFSLLDKIVLELNGKKAWFFHGDVFDSSVHSAKWIAKLGGVGYDYLILLNRFINWCLSKIGKEPYSLSKKIKGSVKKAVKFISDFEKTASDIAIDNQYDFVVCGHIHEPKIIRKSTSKGSTLYLNSGDWIENLTALEYNRKRWKLYEHKPILEVNEEEEYFMMESTLSEQMFVNLINTHK; encoded by the coding sequence TTGAAAAAAAGATCAGTTGAACTTGTTGTAATTTCCGATGTACACTTAGGAACCTATGGTTGTCATGCTAAAGAATTATTGGAATATTTGAATTCTATTAAACCTAAAACTTTAATTTTAAATGGTGATATTATTGACATTTGGAATTTCAGAAAATCTTATTTTCCAAAATCACATTTAAAAGTCATAAAAAAACTGCTAAGTTTTTCTACTAAAGGAACAAAAGTCTACTATTTAACAGGTAATCATGATGAAATGCTACGCAAATTCAGCGATACTCATATGGGTAACTTTTCATTGCTCGACAAAATTGTATTAGAACTTAATGGTAAAAAAGCATGGTTTTTTCATGGCGATGTTTTTGATAGCTCAGTTCATTCTGCCAAATGGATTGCAAAACTAGGTGGAGTTGGGTACGATTATTTAATTTTATTAAATCGATTTATTAATTGGTGTTTAAGTAAAATTGGTAAAGAGCCTTATTCACTTTCAAAAAAGATAAAAGGAAGTGTAAAAAAAGCCGTTAAATTTATTTCAGATTTCGAAAAAACTGCTTCTGATATTGCCATTGACAATCAATATGATTTTGTTGTTTGTGGTCACATTCATGAACCGAAAATTATTAGAAAATCAACTTCAAAAGGGTCAACTTTATATTTAAATTCAGGTGATTGGATTGAAAATCTTACTGCATTAGAATATAATAGAAAGCGTTGGAAATTATATGAACACAAACCAATTTTAGAAGTTAACGAGGAAGAAGAATATTTTATGATGGAATCGACTTTAAGTGAACAAATGTTTGTGAATTTGATAAATACCCATAAATAA
- the aroC gene encoding chorismate synthase yields the protein MAGNTFGKLFKLTTFGESHGEALGGIIDGCPAGIELDFESIQKEMQRRKPGQSSIVTQRKEEDEVQFLSGIFERKTTGTPIGFIIPNTNQKSNDYSHIENSYRPSHADYVYEQKYGIRDYRGGGRSSARETASRVVGGAIAKQIIPQIKINAFVSSVGEIFIDKPYQELDFSKIESNAVRCPDEASALKMEEHIKEIKKQGDTIGGTITCVIQNVPIGLGEPVFDKLHAELGKAMLSINAVKGFEFGSGFCGAKMKGSDHNDSYNEDGTTKTNLSGGIQGGISNGMDIYFRVAFKPVATLIQKQEVLTNRGELIEQQGKGRHDPCVVPRAVPIVEAMAALVIADYFLQNKVYKND from the coding sequence ATGGCAGGGAATACCTTTGGAAAATTATTTAAACTTACAACTTTTGGAGAATCTCATGGAGAAGCATTAGGTGGAATTATTGATGGTTGTCCTGCTGGGATTGAACTAGATTTTGAGTCTATACAAAAAGAAATGCAACGAAGAAAACCTGGGCAATCTTCTATTGTTACACAAAGAAAAGAAGAAGATGAAGTTCAGTTTTTGTCTGGAATTTTTGAAAGAAAAACAACGGGGACACCAATAGGTTTTATTATTCCAAATACCAATCAAAAGTCTAATGATTATTCACATATTGAAAACTCATATCGTCCAAGTCATGCCGATTATGTTTACGAACAAAAATATGGTATAAGAGATTATCGTGGTGGTGGAAGAAGTTCTGCAAGAGAAACAGCAAGTAGAGTAGTAGGTGGAGCAATAGCTAAGCAAATTATTCCTCAAATTAAAATAAATGCATTTGTTTCATCAGTTGGTGAAATTTTTATAGATAAACCGTATCAAGAGTTAGATTTTTCAAAAATTGAAAGTAATGCTGTTCGCTGCCCAGATGAAGCTAGTGCTTTAAAAATGGAAGAACACATTAAAGAAATCAAAAAACAAGGAGATACTATTGGCGGTACAATTACTTGTGTAATTCAAAATGTTCCCATTGGATTGGGCGAACCTGTTTTTGATAAACTACATGCAGAATTAGGAAAAGCAATGCTTTCGATTAATGCTGTTAAAGGCTTTGAATTTGGTAGCGGATTTTGTGGTGCTAAAATGAAAGGAAGCGATCATAACGACTCTTACAATGAAGATGGAACTACAAAAACGAATCTATCGGGTGGAATTCAAGGTGGAATCAGCAACGGTATGGATATTTATTTTAGAGTAGCATTTAAACCTGTTGCAACATTAATACAAAAACAAGAAGTGCTTACTAATAGAGGTGAATTAATTGAACAACAAGGAAAAGGTAGACACGATCCTTGTGTTGTGCCGAGAGCCGTTCCTATAGTTGAAGCTATGGCGGCTTTGGTAATTGCTGATTATTTTTTACAAAATAAAGTATATAAAAACGACTAA
- a CDS encoding thiol-disulfide oxidoreductase DCC family protein yields MINLPENKKIILFDGVCNLCDVSVQFIIKNDKNDVFRFVAIQSELGQQIIKYLGIDTSKTDSIILYEPGIAYYFKAEAALRIAKELKSWHAVLYIFIHVPNFIKNGVYDFIAKNRYKWYGKKEACMIPTPELKAKFLE; encoded by the coding sequence ATGATTAATTTACCTGAAAATAAAAAGATTATTCTGTTTGATGGCGTTTGCAATTTGTGTGATGTTTCAGTTCAGTTTATTATAAAAAATGACAAGAACGATGTTTTTAGATTTGTTGCGATACAATCTGAATTAGGTCAACAAATCATCAAATACTTAGGAATTGATACTTCAAAAACCGATTCTATTATTTTATACGAACCTGGAATTGCATACTATTTCAAAGCTGAAGCAGCATTGCGTATTGCTAAAGAATTAAAAAGTTGGCATGCTGTACTTTACATATTTATTCACGTTCCAAATTTCATTAAAAATGGAGTTTATGATTTTATAGCCAAAAATCGTTACAAATGGTATGGTAAAAAAGAAGCGTGTATGATTCCAACTCCAGAATTAAAAGCAAAGTTTTTAGAGTAG
- a CDS encoding endonuclease MutS2, with protein sequence MISVTKKTLQDLEFNTILETIAAYCNTELGNQKALAIEPFQYKAQLLANLKQTSEYQASFTNNNAIPNHGFETISNELKFLGIEDSFLEAQSFKKLAHVAETAITLIKYFKKFEDYYPELNKKAIEIAVEKQINASIDNVFDKYGEIKNNASPDLVHIRKSIQIVRGKINQSFGLALTQYNSAGYLDDIKETIVENRRVLAVLAMYRKKVKGSVMGSSKTGSIVYIEPEATLRYSRELADLLQDEREEIVRILKRLTNEIRPFKENLAEYQEFLSDIDVIAAKAKYANKINGLLPNITNEKRLYFRDAFHPILWINNKAKNEVIYPQTIELQNDNRIIVISGPNAGGKSITLKTIGLLQLMLQSGILIPVHERSETFLFDRILTDIGDNQSIENHLSTYSYRLKNMNYFLKKCNDKTLFLIDEFGTGSDPELGGALAETFLEEFYAREAFGIITTHYTNLKILANELPFATNANMLFDEKSLEPMYKLHLGQAGSSFTFEVAQKNGIPYGLINRAKKKIEKGKVRFDKTIATLQKERSKLEKTSQTLKEEESKAREESQKMEQINAKIQDKLERYQELYDANQRLIYLGQRLDDMSEKYFNNKDKKVLIGEFLKMVEIENSKRKKITKKEKIAKEKVEKEVIAEVQVKVEEIRKEKKEKKIEAKKAEENKPKVVLKVGDRVRMIDGKAIGTIDKIEKTKAVVNYGIFTSKVSLDQLEYIQPI encoded by the coding sequence ATGATTTCAGTCACTAAAAAGACCTTACAAGATTTAGAATTCAATACCATTTTAGAAACCATTGCGGCCTATTGTAATACCGAATTAGGGAATCAAAAAGCATTGGCTATTGAGCCTTTTCAATACAAAGCGCAATTGTTGGCTAATTTGAAGCAAACTTCTGAATATCAAGCTTCTTTTACCAATAATAATGCAATTCCTAATCACGGATTTGAAACCATTTCAAACGAACTTAAATTTTTAGGAATTGAAGATAGTTTTCTGGAAGCACAAAGTTTTAAAAAACTCGCTCATGTTGCCGAAACTGCGATTACCTTAATTAAATACTTCAAAAAGTTTGAAGACTATTATCCCGAACTAAACAAAAAAGCGATTGAAATTGCAGTTGAAAAACAAATCAATGCTTCCATTGATAATGTGTTTGATAAATATGGCGAAATTAAAAACAATGCTTCGCCAGATTTGGTTCACATTCGTAAAAGTATTCAAATCGTTCGCGGAAAAATCAACCAGAGTTTTGGTTTAGCGCTAACGCAATACAATTCGGCAGGATATTTAGATGATATTAAAGAAACAATAGTAGAAAATCGCAGAGTTTTAGCGGTTTTAGCAATGTATCGCAAGAAAGTGAAAGGTTCGGTGATGGGAAGTTCTAAAACCGGAAGTATAGTGTATATAGAACCAGAAGCAACTTTACGCTATTCTCGTGAATTAGCCGATTTACTGCAAGATGAACGCGAGGAAATTGTACGCATTTTAAAACGATTAACAAATGAAATTCGTCCGTTTAAAGAAAACTTAGCTGAATATCAAGAGTTTCTTAGCGATATTGATGTTATTGCTGCAAAGGCGAAATATGCAAATAAAATTAACGGACTTTTACCGAATATTACTAACGAAAAGCGTTTGTATTTTCGAGATGCCTTCCACCCTATTTTGTGGATAAACAACAAAGCTAAAAACGAAGTCATTTATCCCCAAACTATCGAATTACAAAACGATAACCGAATTATTGTAATTTCTGGACCCAATGCTGGAGGAAAAAGTATTACACTGAAAACTATAGGTTTATTACAGTTGATGCTGCAAAGTGGCATTTTGATTCCGGTTCACGAACGAAGCGAAACTTTTTTATTCGATAGAATTTTAACGGATATTGGCGATAATCAATCTATTGAAAATCATTTGAGTACCTATAGTTATCGTTTAAAGAACATGAACTATTTCTTGAAGAAATGTAACGATAAAACTTTGTTCTTAATTGACGAATTTGGTACCGGTTCCGATCCTGAATTAGGTGGTGCTTTAGCGGAAACATTTTTAGAAGAATTTTACGCTCGTGAAGCTTTCGGAATTATTACTACGCATTATACCAATTTGAAGATATTGGCGAATGAATTACCATTTGCAACAAATGCCAACATGCTATTTGATGAGAAATCATTAGAGCCGATGTATAAATTACATTTAGGCCAAGCTGGAAGTTCGTTTACTTTTGAAGTAGCACAAAAAAATGGCATTCCGTATGGTTTGATTAATCGTGCGAAAAAGAAAATCGAAAAAGGAAAAGTTCGTTTCGATAAAACCATAGCAACGCTACAAAAAGAGCGTTCGAAATTAGAAAAAACGTCTCAAACTTTAAAAGAAGAAGAAAGCAAAGCGCGAGAAGAAAGTCAGAAAATGGAACAGATTAATGCTAAAATTCAAGACAAATTAGAGCGTTATCAAGAATTATATGATGCGAACCAACGCCTGATTTACTTGGGTCAACGTTTAGACGATATGTCTGAAAAGTATTTCAACAACAAAGACAAAAAAGTATTAATTGGAGAATTTTTGAAAATGGTTGAGATTGAAAACTCAAAAAGGAAGAAAATCACCAAGAAGGAAAAAATTGCTAAAGAAAAGGTTGAAAAAGAAGTAATTGCAGAAGTACAAGTTAAAGTAGAAGAAATTCGAAAAGAGAAGAAAGAAAAGAAAATTGAAGCTAAAAAAGCGGAAGAAAATAAACCAAAAGTTGTACTGAAAGTTGGTGATAGAGTTCGTATGATTGATGGAAAAGCTATTGGAACTATTGATAAAATTGAGAAAACCAAAGCTGTTGTAAATTATGGTATCTTTACTTCAAAAGTGAGTTTAGATCAATTGGAATATATTCAACCTATCTAA